In the Ipomoea triloba cultivar NCNSP0323 chromosome 6, ASM357664v1 genome, one interval contains:
- the LOC116022604 gene encoding kinetochore protein SPC24 homolog, whose amino-acid sequence MGDGLKNFDVEKLLLWSNDLVEVLKDGEDVNSLKQLLEQSNSLQSQCNTDFKDTQRSIEDYEKKVDMCKRKTLEAKSEASTDAEIESLQKDLEEEFQRESLLRVELRVIAEEMNDLERRRFSIGEQWKSLKQLERDDSRAERKLSLFASVTNIIPSLDDQSKISGYIVQRDKNVVEDFDFDPKGMSKFETCNRIWKMINLENIIVF is encoded by the exons ATGGGGGATGGGTTGAAGAATTTTGATGTAGAGAAGCTCCTGTTGTGGAGCAATGACCTTGTTGAAGTCTTGAAGGATGGCGAAGATGTCAATTCTTTGAAGCAGCTATTGGAGCAATCTAACTCCCTTCAATCTCAGTGCAATACTGATTTTAAGGACACCCAGAGGTCCATTGAAG ATTATGAAAAGAAGGTAGATATGTGCAAACGTAAAACCCTGGAAGCAAAATCTGAAGCTTCAACTGATGCTGAAATAGAATCACTACAGAAAGATCTTGAAGAGGAATTTCAAAGAGAGAGCCTGTTAAGAGTAGAGCTAAG AGTTATTGCAGAAGAAATGAATGATTTAGAGCGTCGAAGATTCTCCATTGGGGAACAATGGAAATCCCTTAAGCAACTTGAGCGAGATGACTCAAGAGCAGA GAGGAAGTTATCGTTGTTTGCTTCGGTTACAAATATAATACCTAGCTTGGATGATCAATCAAAAATATCTGGCT ATATCGTTCAGAGAGATAAAAATGTGGTTGAAGATTTCGACTTTGATCCAAAAGGTATGTCCAAGTTTGAAACTTGTAACCGGATTTGGAAGATGATAAACTTGGAAAACATTATAGTTTTTTGA